In Nocardioides sp., the following proteins share a genomic window:
- a CDS encoding DUF2200 domain-containing protein, with amino-acid sequence MSRIFGTPVASVYPHYVTKVEKKGRTVGELDEVICWLTGFDQSELAHHLEAGTTFEDFFTTAELNPRADQITGLVCGVRVEEVEDPLMRKIRYLDKLVDELAKGKTMDKVLR; translated from the coding sequence GTGAGTCGCATCTTCGGCACCCCCGTTGCCTCGGTCTATCCGCACTACGTCACCAAGGTCGAGAAGAAAGGACGTACGGTCGGCGAACTCGACGAGGTGATCTGCTGGCTGACCGGATTCGATCAGTCCGAGCTCGCCCACCACCTGGAGGCGGGCACCACTTTCGAGGACTTCTTCACCACCGCCGAACTCAACCCGCGGGCCGATCAGATCACGGGCCTGGTGTGCGGCGTACGCGTCGAGGAGGTCGAGGATCCCTTGATGCGAAAGATCCGCTATCTGGACAAACTGGTCGACGAACTCGCCAAGGGCAAGACGATGGACAAGGTGCTGCGCTGA